In one Gossypium hirsutum isolate 1008001.06 chromosome D09, Gossypium_hirsutum_v2.1, whole genome shotgun sequence genomic region, the following are encoded:
- the LOC107891414 gene encoding phospholipase A1-Igamma3, chloroplastic, which produces MASLHLLSLNHPKFTLHTASFQLGPLRKYKLNQKSNNLSFQKSIKCSTSLSSLSPEVEEECLVLEEEDKRPLSEIWKEIQGCHDWDGLLDPMNSHLRREIIRYGEFAQACYDSFDFDPHSKYCGSCKYQGARFFEKLGMADRGYQISRYLYATSDINLPNFYQKSKLSSVWSTHANWMGYVAVCTDEDEIKRLGRRDIVVSWRGTVTYLEWIYDLKDILHSPNFTNDPSIKMELGFYDLYTKKEDTCNFCSFSAREQVLAEIKRLLDYYDGEEISITITGHSLGAALAIITAYDIAELGVNIVNDGRVTHKIPITVYSFGGPRVGNLKFKERCEKLGVKVLRVINIHDKVPTVPGIFANEKLQFQKYLEETVSFPWSYAHVGVELTLDHTHSPFLKPASDLGCAHNLEAHLHLLDGYHGKRDIALVNKDSNFLKKEYGVPPHWRQDENKGMVKNNDGRWVLPERARVEADPHDISYHLNKILKIATGSSQLKQAQ; this is translated from the coding sequence ATGGCTTCCCTGCATCTCCTCTCTCTAAACCACCCCAAATTCACCCTACATACTGCTtcttttcaattaggtcccttaAGAAAATACAAGTTGAATCAGAAAAGCAACAATCTTAGCTTCCAAAAGAGCATCAAATGTTCAACATCCTTATCAAGTTTAAGCCCAGAGGTAGAGGAGGAATGTTTGGTTTTAGAAGAAGAGGACAAGCGGCCACTTTCCGAAATCTGGAAGGAAATTCAAGGGTGCCACGACTGGGATGGGCTGCTGGACCCCATGAACTCCCATCTCCGCCGCGAAATCATCCGCTACGGTGAATTTGCTCAAGCATGCTACGACTCTTTCGACTTCGATCCTCACTCCAAGTACTGCGGTTCATGCAAATATCAAGGAGCCCGTTTCTTCGAAAAGCTTGGGATGGCCGACCGTGGCTACCAAATCAGCAGGTACCTTTACGCCACCTCCGACATTAACCTCCCAAACTTCTACCAGAAATCAAAGCTAAGCAGTGTGTGGAGCACCCATGCAAACTGGATGGGATACGTCGCCGTATGCACCGATGAAGACGAGATCAAACGGCTAGGAAGACGCGATATTGTTGTTTCTTGGAGAGGAACTGTTACGTATCTTGAATGGATTTATGATCTCAAGGACATCCTTCACTCACCAAATTTCACCAACGACCCTTCCATTAAAATGGAGTTAGGGTTTTATGACTTGTACACCAAGAAAGAGGACACTTGCAACTTTTGCTCCTTCTCGGCTCGTGAACAAGTTTTAGCTGAAATTAAAAGGCTTCTCGACTACTACGATGGTGAAGAGATTAGTATTACAATTACAGGGCATAGTCTTGGGGCAGCTTTGGCTATAATAACAGCTTATGATATTGCAGAGTTGGGAGTTAACATTGTAAATGATGGAAGGGTTACCCATAAAATACCGATTACAGTGTACTCTTTTGGCGGCCCTCGAGTGGGCAATCTTAAGTTCAAGGAACGGTGTGAAAAGCTAGGAGTTAAGGTACTTAGAGTGATAAATATTCACGATAAAGTACCGACAGTTCCGGGGATATTCGCCAATGAAAAGCTTCAATTTCAAAAGTATTTGGAAGAGACGGTATCTTTTCCATGGAGTTACGCACATGTCGGCGTTGAACTGACATTGGATCACACCCATAGCCCGTTTCTGAAACCCGCAAGCGACCTCGGTTGTGCACACAATCTCGAGGCTCATTTACACTTGCTTGACGGATACCATGGCAAGAGGGACATTGCGCTTGTTAACAAGGACAGCAACTTCTTGAAGAAAGAGTACGGGGTGCCACCGCACTGGCGCCAGGACGAGAACAAAGGGATGGTAAAAAACAACGACGGCCGTTGGGTTTTGCCGGAGCGGGCGAGAGTGGAGGCTGATCCACATGACATCTCCTACCACCTTAACAAAATACTAAAGATTGCTACCGGTTCTTCTCAACTCAAACAAGCACAATAA
- the LOC107891415 gene encoding protein RETICULATA-RELATED 4, chloroplastic, producing MSIATCFSSPSFSPLHKPISIPKISTTFPLHLRISSFSTTNTTTTLRYRQPSPFLTFSALPGGNGGDINNSDGGGGNDDNGKGNGGGGGGSGGEDAGDKNRKEAMVVLAEAGRSMESLPKDLAAAIQSGRIPGSVIERFLGLEKSGFMRWLMQFGGFKERLLADDLFLAKVAMECGVGVFTKTAAEYERRRENFFKELEIVFADVVMAIIADFMLVYLPAPTVSLRPPLAVNAGAISKFFYSCPDNAFQVALPGTSYSLLQRLGAVMRNGAKLFAVGTTSSLVGTAVTNVLINARKAVDKSSGAEVENVPILSTSVAYGVYMAVSSNLRYQVLASVIEQRILEPLLHQHKLMLSAICFAVRTGNTFLGSLLWVDYARLVGIQKAHEEENTALE from the exons ATGTCCATCGCCACCTGCTTTTCCTCCCCTTCCTTCTCTCCTCTCCATAAGCCTATCTCCATCCCCAAAATTTCCACCACTTTCCCTCTCCACCTCCGCATTTCCTCCTTCTCCACCACCAACACCACCACCACTCTCCGCTACCGCCAACCTTCTCCGTTTTTAACCTTCTCCGCCCTTCCCGGTGGCAATGGTGGAGATATCAACAACTCAGATGGTGGCGGTGGAAACGATGACAATGGAAAAGgcaatggtggtggtggtggtggtagtgGTGGTGAGGATGCGGGTGATAAGAACAGGAAAGAAGCTATGGTTGTGCTGGCGGAAGCAGGTAGATCAATGGAGAGTTTACCCAAGGACTTGGCGGCGGCGATTCAATCTGGGAGGATTCCTGGGTCTGTTATAGAGAGGTTCTTGGGGCTTGAAAAGTCGGGGTTCATGCGGTGGTTGATGCAGTTTGGTGGGTTTAAAGAGAGGCTTTTGGCTGATGATCTTTTCTTAGCTAAAGTCGCCATGGAATGTGGTGTTGGGGTCTTCACCAAG ACTGCTGCAGAATATGAACGTCGCAGAGAAAACTTTTTCAAGGAGCTGGAAATAGTTTTTGCAGATGTG GTAATGGCCATAATTGCAGATTTCATGCTTGTTTATCTTCCTGCTCCAACTGTCTCTCTCCGGCCTCCTCTTGCTGTCAATGCTGGAGCCATTTCCAAGTTCTTCTATAGCTGCCCTGATAATGCTTTTCag GTTGCTCTCCCGGGGACCTCATATTCACTTTTGCAAAGATTAGGTGCCGTAATG CGCAACGGGGCCAAGCTTTTTGCAGTAGGCACAACTTCTTCACTG GTTGGGACAGCGGTCACAAATGTTTTGATTAATGCAAGAAAGGCTGTTGATAAGTCTTCCGGAGCAGAAGTTGAAAATGTTCCCATACTATCCACCAGTGTTGCCTACGGTGTATACATGGCAGTTTCTAGCAACCTCAG GTACCAAGTGCTGGCCAGTGTAATTGAACAGCGTATTTTGGAGCCTTTGCTACACCAGCACAAGCTCATGTTGAGTGCAATATGCTTTGCCGTTCGAACAGGCAACACATTCTTGGGTTCCCTATT GTGGGTAGATTACGCTCGTTTGGTCGGCATTCAAAAGGCTCATGAAGAAGAAAACACCGCATTGGAGTGA